The following DNA comes from candidate division KSB1 bacterium.
TCAAAAGTAATGATCTTTGCCATTCTCTATACTCCTATTTTTGAGTTTCTGAGGATTGACCGGAACATCAAAGAATTGCGAAAATATCGCTTTCCCGCATGATCAAATAATCTTCACCGTCAATCGTCACTTCAGTGCCCGAATATTTGCCGTAGAGCACTTTTTGTCCTACTTTGACCTCCATGGGAATCTTTTGACCGGTCTCGGTAATTTTGCCGGGACCGACGGCTACGACTTCACCCTGCATGGGTTTTTCCTTTGCCGTGTCCGGAATGTAAATATTGCCGACTTTGGCTTCTTCAACTTCGAGCGGCTTCACAACGACTCGAT
Coding sequences within:
- a CDS encoding co-chaperone GroES, yielding RVVVKPLEVEEAKVGNIYIPDTAKEKPMQGEVVAVGPGKITETGQKIPMEVKVGQKVLYGKYSGTEVTIDGEDYLIMRESDIFAIL